The Moorena producens PAL-8-15-08-1 genomic interval CGGCAGCGCCACAGATTTTCTCGGCTAATAATGTTGTGCCTACCCCCCGCCTGCCTTGAGTATAGAGGCTATCTTTTACCGCTACATCATCATCAATTAGGATATTGAGGACTCGGATGCCTTCTGAGATAGCTAATTCGGCAGCTAACTCAAAATTCATCACGTCACCGCTATAGTTTTTGACAATATTAAGAACCCCTGCACCACTGTTGACTATTTTGGCAGCTTCTAGCATTTGGTCGGGGGTGGGAGAGGTAAACACTTCACCGGGACAGGCCGCATCTAACATTCCGGCACCCACAAAGCCCCCGTGCAAGGGTTCATGACCACTACCACCACCAGAAATAATCGCTACTTTGTTTGATATGGGAGCATCAGCGCGGTAGATGAAGGGGGGGTCAAGATTAATTTTGAGCAGGTCAGGATGGGCTAAAGCCATGCCTTCTAGGCTTTCTCTGACAACATTATCGGGATGGTTTATTAATTTTTTCATCATCAATTCTTCGCGGCTGGATACCCCATCCTTCTTAAGGTGGGGAGGAAAGCCGCGCCTCCAATTAGTGGTTTACAATTAAGCCCGTTGAACGTTTTAAAAGTCGGACTTTTCGGGCGGTAAATTGTCCGATTCTTTTCCAATTGATATCGCTGACGGAAACTTGTCTTGCTGTCTCACCGCTTACCCAACCTCGGTAGGCTTTCCCGGCTTTGACCGCTTCAACGTAGTCTCCTTTGCGAAAACCATGACTAGTGGTTGTTCCTCCGTATTTGCGACGTTTTCCACCTTTAGAAAACTGCAATAGGTGTAACTGACGGCGACTTATGGGGGCACGTCTAATTACGGAAAACACAGCGTTAGTTACTTCACAGTTTTTGGGGACACTCAATTTTCCATTGCGGTGATAATAATTTTTGCGTCGGTAAAAATGAGTAGCAGCTAACGCAATCCCATCTACTGCATGAGTATTAACTGTTTGCCGACTTTTGTCTATTTTGTCTTTGATCAGCCCTAGCGCTTCTCTCTTCAAGGCTGTCTCCCAGCCTTGTTTCTGAGTCACTGGGGCTATTTTTTCTAACTGAGATATTGCCCAGTATTGTCCTACCATCACAGGAGAAAAACCTTTGTTGCCATTAGCCTTGACTATTTCGCAAACAATGGCACTTACTGGGTACAAAAGATTAAGTTCTCTTACTACCCGATTTTCTAGTTGACGGTTTGCCCGAATCGAAGGGGGAACCTTTTTGTTCCTCCTGTTCGAGAATCGCTTTTGTCTATGAGACCTTTGAGAATAAGGAATCTTGCGATTTATTCGACGACTTCTGCGAGTTCTTTCGGCGAAGCCGACGCTACGCGAACGCATCATTCGCCTAGTATCCATGCCTACGCGGACTTTTTTGTACGGCAACACTAAATGCCCTGTCCAAAGAGTGGCTTTATTTGACTGAACAGCGATACCAGAAAAAGATTTTCCGGGGTCAATACCAATAGCGATATCCTGAGTCTGATAACTAGATGGTTGATTAACTAACTGAACAGCAAAAACATTTAGATCATTTGGGTAAACGATAGCAAGACCTTGATTAAGCCAACGACGAGCGCGAGAAGCTTTTGTAGGCATCAATGGTTTGCCATCAGGCGAAATAACTGGAACTCGTAACATGGTGATAAACCTCACGAGAAAAGTATTTGAGTTAATAACTCGTCCCCTGGCCGTAGGCCACGCTACGCGAACGACCACCGAATTTAAGATGTCCTGTCTAACAGCAACTGACAACACAGTTTTGAAGAGGCTTGGACTGGGGAAGTATCCAGGCGTTCGTCCCAAAATTCGGCTCAAATGGTCTAGTCAATCACGGTAGTTGGTTGTCTACCAAGCCCCAACCTGGCCGTAGGCCACGCTACGCGAACAACGCAGTAGGTTGGGGTTATTGACGATTGATATCAGTAGTCATGGGTAATTGCCCCAACTTCCCCTTCTACCAATACTCTCATCCGTTACATCCGTTACTCATCTGTTGCCCGATCTTTTATCTATGAGCTGGAATCGCTTTATTGAAGTTTTACTGGTGACTTGATCGAGAATTGATTAGATTACCTTACCTAATTTCCTAATCACTATCGACCAAAACAGTAACCGCTGCAACAGCAATCAGCATCTCATCATTTTTATCATTAAGTTCTGGAATCGCCCTGCCTTGAACTACCATTCCACCGGACTCAAGGGATAGAGTTTTCTGACCAAAAGGCAGTACAGCCAGTACTTCATCTTCTCGGACTTGCTCTGGGTAAGGTACGGCGACTTGAACTTCAACTATCATTTGATTGGGATGGTCTAAACCAGCTACTTCCCAAACACCAGGTAAGGCATTGTGAGCAATAGCGTTGCGTACAGCTCTTGCTGCTGCTACGGTTGGGTCTTGACCGTGTTGGTCTACTCCCATTCCCATTTCGATAATTAAGCGTTTACGAACCATGGCGAGTATATTCAATGCGCAACCGTTGAATTGGGTCATCCTCTGATTCTGGGATAGTATCACGACGGATTTCTTGTAACCCCAATTCCTGAAAGTAAGCTAGTTCTGTATCTGACAACGGCCAAGGGGGACCATCCGGTTCAGTGTCAGTATCCCGAAATCGAGTAATTACTAAGAGGGTTCCCCCTGGGGGATACTCTTGAACCGTCATTAATCGGTACAAAACCGGATAATACGGTCAAGGTGCATTCTATTGTTGTCCGAGTGAGGAGTGGTCATACAGCAATTGGAGTTGAGCCTTCCACTCATCTATCTGGACGTTCCTCAAATCCCGTTGAGGAGTTGCTTGAAAGCCTGAGATCTGCTATGTTTGCTGTCAAGAATACCAATCGCAACTGCATCTAGCAAATCTAGTTCCAAACCTTCCAAGAAACGCGCGGTACGACGCAACAATACTGCCTGCACCTCGGCTCTACTCATGTACCGGGTGATATCCTTGTCCGTACCTCTGTCAAGGATGTTTTTGGCAGCATTATGGTCAGCCTGCAACACGACCCCATCAAATCCGGTAAAATTGTCCCCAGTTCTGTGCCCCAACAGGGTGCCATTCCTGGAGTCAATTTGCGACGTGTAACTAGGCTGAACTTCTGTGACAACCGAACCAGTCCAATTAGCCCATTTCTGTAAAGAGTCCCGCATCTCTCCTTTCATCCAACTATTCAGTTTGCGAGACATAGTCTTGGACTGGCGTTTATTCCGAATCGGTTGCGTTAAATCTTCTGCAAAAATTTTGAGAGCTTCTCCATTGAAAAGAGATTTACAAGCTGCTCCTATTATCGCCGCTAGTTCAGCTTGGTTCTGTCTGTAACGGCGATTTTCTGTTTTTCTGGTTAAATTATTTTCTAATATCCTAGCTGACTTGGCTGGATCTATTTTTTCTAGTTTTCTGTGCAGTGCCCACAGTTTTCCTCTATTGCGGTTTTTGGCATAGATACGATCTGACTTCTTGGTAGCAGCTTTGCCTAGTCCTTTCCCGTGAGCCTGACCATCTGAATCATAGAAAGCCTCGGTATAGCCTTTATCTACCCCAATACTGCGACGTTCAGACGGAATATCGACGACACCATGACCTACTAAAAAGTGAACCTCGAACCGTTCCAATTCTAGGTTATAAATTAGTCGAATCTGACCTTTTATCTTGCGGTTAGACCGTACAACTACCTTGTTTCTTTTTCCTCTAACAAGTCCAGCTAATTCTAACTGGTAAGTGTTACGAGAAAGCCTTTTGCATTTGTACCCACCTTGTTGGTAAACAATTTGATTCCTAACCCAGGAATGTCCACGCTGATACTCTTTCCTTACCCATCGGTGCAACAAAGCATTGTCTAGGAAAGCTAAAGTCTTAAGCGGGAGCAGGTCAAACTTGCAGAACAAATGAACTACTTGACAAAATGATGAAATTGATGTTATCTATGTCTGGCTACCTAAAAAATTAAGAATTAATCCCAAAATGACCCCTGAAAAGCAAAAAGAGCTCAACGAGTATCTTCAAGCAATTGCCAAGATTCTTTATGAGGACTCTGATCCGACCAAACTAGACACAATGGCGGGAATAGAAGAAACTGTGAGAGAGAAAACTTTAGATTAGATCACACCAAAAATCGGTTTTTTTTTATCAAAGAAACGACAAAAACCGAGGCCGGAAGACTGAGAACATTAAAGAGTATCATTGGAAAACTACCAATAACCGAAAAGCAAGCCATCCGATTAAATCTCGAAACTAACCAAAGAATAAGTCCCTGTTTAGAGCAGTGTTGTGTTCGAGCAAGCGCCAATGTATCTTATGAGAATGCTGCCAGAGATATTGAATACTATACAGGAATTAAAATCTCAGCCAAAACACAACAAAGGCTAGTACATCGCTATAAATTTCCTGACAATGACTGTAGTAAAGATATTGAAGAAGTGAGTGTAGATGGAGGAAAAGTAAGGTTAAGAACGCCAAAAAAAGGAGAACCTTGTCTCTGGAAAGATTATAAGGCAATCTGTGTGAATAAATCCACGAGAAAAGCTTGGTTTTTAGAAAATGAGGAATTAATAAATTGGGTGAATCAGCAACGGTTATCAAACCCACTGAATTGCCTGGGAGACGGGCATCCTGGGATTTGGAATATTGTTAAACAATTTAATTGTCCAGGAAAAAAACGGGAAATTATTGATTGGTTTCACTTAGTTGAAAATTTACATAAGGTCGGTGGTTCACTGAAAAGATTGAAAAAAGCTAAAAGTTTATTGTGGTTAGGTAACGTTGATGAAACTCTTAACTTGATTTCTGCTTTGACTAAAAA includes:
- a CDS encoding transposase, yielding MFCKFDLLPLKTLAFLDNALLHRWVRKEYQRGHSWVRNQIVYQQGGYKCKRLSRNTYQLELAGLVRGKRNKVVVRSNRKIKGQIRLIYNLELERFEVHFLVGHGVVDIPSERRSIGVDKGYTEAFYDSDGQAHGKGLGKAATKKSDRIYAKNRNRGKLWALHRKLEKIDPAKSARILENNLTRKTENRRYRQNQAELAAIIGAACKSLFNGEALKIFAEDLTQPIRNKRQSKTMSRKLNSWMKGEMRDSLQKWANWTGSVVTEVQPSYTSQIDSRNGTLLGHRTGDNFTGFDGVVLQADHNAAKNILDRGTDKDITRYMSRAEVQAVLLRRTARFLEGLELDLLDAVAIGILDSKHSRSQAFKQLLNGI
- a CDS encoding RRXRR domain-containing protein; amino-acid sequence: MLRVPVISPDGKPLMPTKASRARRWLNQGLAIVYPNDLNVFAVQLVNQPSSYQTQDIAIGIDPGKSFSGIAVQSNKATLWTGHLVLPYKKVRVGMDTRRMMRSRSVGFAERTRRSRRINRKIPYSQRSHRQKRFSNRRNKKVPPSIRANRQLENRVVRELNLLYPVSAIVCEIVKANGNKGFSPVMVGQYWAISQLEKIAPVTQKQGWETALKREALGLIKDKIDKSRQTVNTHAVDGIALAATHFYRRKNYYHRNGKLSVPKNCEVTNAVFSVIRRAPISRRQLHLLQFSKGGKRRKYGGTTTSHGFRKGDYVEAVKAGKAYRGWVSGETARQVSVSDINWKRIGQFTARKVRLLKRSTGLIVNH
- a CDS encoding Lin0512 family protein, yielding MVRKRLIIEMGMGVDQHGQDPTVAAARAVRNAIAHNALPGVWEVAGLDHPNQMIVEVQVAVPYPEQVREDEVLAVLPFGQKTLSLESGGMVVQGRAIPELNDKNDEMLIAVAAVTVLVDSD